tctgaagttcctttattgaataacatagatgattactcacagttagatgttcataagcacaaaggaaccctgAAGTTTTGTGAGCTGTATCAGTGAAGAGAAGGTAGAAGTTTAACCAGGATCAGCTCGTTGCAGAGataagaaaagtagttccacAGATAGAGGCAGCTCGAAGTTAGGTGTTTGGGAGTCCAGTACCCTCTTTTAGGAGGGTATTTTCAGAGTTTTAGAAACAATTAGATATGGGGATGGAGAGGTGCTGAATGTGAACTGAATAGAGGATTTTGCATACTTATGTATCCAAAAAAGTAGAATATGCAAACATTATGGATAAGGAGTGATGATATAAAACTGGCAGAAGGAATaacttggcagactggatggagccaGTTGGTCTATTTCTGctgacatagaaacagaaaatgacgtCAGCGAAAGACAATATGGAATATTCAGTCTGCCTACCCTTACCATCTGTTACCTCTTCCTTAGAAATCCACTGTACTTGTCCCTTGCTTTCCTATATTCAGATATAGTCCTTGTTTCtacacctacaaatgcactcgatctgcagcccctccttacctctctaccctcatctccccttacgtccctacccgtaacctccgctctcaagacaaatccctcctttcagtacccttctccaccaccgccaactctaggcttcgccctttctgcctcgcctcaccccatgcttggaacaaactccctgagcccatacgccgggccccctccctacccatcttcaaatcattgctcaaagtccacctcttcaatgtcgccttcggcacctaatcactacacctcttctcaggaaatctcatctaccccaacttgacatttcgtcctttagattgtaagctcttctgagcagggaccgtccttatttgttaatttgtacagcgctgcgtaaccctagtagcgctctagaaatgttaagtagtagtagttgtttctACAACCTTCACTGGGATGCCGTTCTGTGCATCTATCATTCTTTCTGTTGAGAAATATTTCCTCTAGATTACTCTGAGTCACTCCTCTTTTACTTTCATCTTATATCCCttctttccagagcttcctttcaaatgagagacttgtctcctgtgcatttatattgtggaggtatttaaatgcctctcTCATATATCTCTtttcttgcctttcttccaaaatatacataattgggatttttaagtctgtccctatatattttatgaaaatatcccagataacctgaaaatcctcggcattattgTTGACAGCATCCTAACGCTAAAGAACCAAGCCACCGCCATTACAAAGAAAGtattccacacaatgtggaaactcaaatgtgtaaaacaatttttcccgagggaaacttttcacAACATGATTCAAGCAATGGTATTAGCACatgtcgattactgcaatggagtatatgcgggttgcagggaacaaatcctaaggaaactacagactgctcaggaTACAGTAGCCAagcttatctatggaaaatctaaaaagcgcaaaacccctctgggaaaaactacactggctactaaTCAAGGAACTtatcgctttcaagatttgtacctttgttcacagaataatacatggtctagccccgagctatatgtctgaactaatcgacttaccaattagaaacacaattgaatcagccagatcgtacttaactcttcacttcccaagttgtaaaagcctgaagtataaatcaatatacgcatccggtttctcttacatatgcacacagctctggaattctctaccaaaacgcctgaaatctacgaataatcatctagaattacgaaaaaaatgaaaaactcacctgttcaagaaggcataccccacagtatctgacataaacgcCGAATAataaaatatggcattttaatcagaaaacggacagttttcaacaccgatgcatgatcacaccctaacattttgtctgaatcaccccaacctatttaccgatacttctttactgtatttgttactgtaatagtaccccctatactatatttgttcacaccggagtctgtaaccacctctccggaactatgtaagccactttgagcctactaataagtgggaaaaggtgggctacaaatgtaacaaataaataaatgaaaaagacaATTGACCGTTTTAGTAGCTGCCATCTGGACTGGCTCTGGCCTGCTTGCCTTTATGAAGATGCAGTCCCCAGAACTGTATACAGTCTTCcaaatgaggtttcaccagagacagagagaggtacTATCGCTTCCATTTTCCTTTCGGTCATTTCTCTCCCTAAGCACCTAAGTATCCTTCTGGTGCTTGCCCATTGTCTTTTCTACAtgtttagccaccttaaggtAATCAGGTACGGTCACCCCCGaatcctgctcttcttttgtgtACAGGAGTACTTCACCCCATACTGTTATATACTGTTCTATAATACTGTAATTTTTTAAAGATAGTCTTTGTCTGTGATTCTACTGAATCCCTGATGGCGTTCAGcctttatttttatattgttattcCTGAAGTAGGTTACAGAACCAGTGCAAATTTTTATAACCTTGAAACTTCAAACCATGTTACTGTCCAGAGTTAAccaaataaattattttgaatatttattcCTCAGTTCGTTCTCATTTCTAATCCTAGCTTTgttatttcatttttgctgtCTGTTTTCTGTGAACATCTTTATTATGGTATTAAACCCATGTTTTAAATACATAGGAAAATGCTGGTGCTATCATAACATTTAAACAGTATTTAGTATTGACATGGAGATAAAGGAGATCCAGACAAGAAGAGATGGAACAATGGTGATCTGTAATGGGGGACTGAAAGCTGAAGCTATAGAGATGGATGGAAAACTTTGATCTTAGTGTCACAGGTGAAACAAGATTACCAAAATATGCAGGCAGGCTCTAAAGAAGAGTCCCCTGTATGAAGAAATGAataaaaagcaagagaaaaagttgTCTGTGGCATTGTACAAAGAGATAAAAACAGGAaattaaaaagggggggggggggggggattatcaaTATGAGCTGTTAACATgagtttgtggtaaaataacctttcttgttttagcacaggtcccattttatgcaatgagacctagttactaataacctagtGAAACAGTAAAATAGCCCACATGGATAATTTCTCCCCTTTACCTAAATATGTCTTATGGTCTTTCTCTACTGCAGCATTCTCTTTCTATGAATATGTAGTCTGGGTGTCTTAAAAACCAAATAGTTTACAGTACTTGAATATGTAGAATTTGCATATTCTTACTACTCTAAACCAGGCAAACATTTAAATGTGAAACGTGTTGGCCCAGTTGCTCAGTGATACTTGTTCATTTTCAGCAACTTGGACGATTGGGGATGCTGAAAAAGAGCAGGAGACTATTAAAGTAGAAAAAGTAGGAAAGAGATAAAATAGAGGAGGGCACACCAGGATGTGGAAAGGGGGGTGGATTAATATCAGCATATTTAAGTTAACTGACAACTGTGATGGGTGAGAAAAATCAGTGCAGGATTATCTGAGCACAGACTATGAAACTATTGCCCTTGTTCagaagattgtgagccctcctgggacagagaaatatccagggtacctgagtgtaattcaccttgagctactgctgaaaaaggtgtgagcaaaatctaaataaataaattaaattaataaagTATTCAGAGTTGCTGGAATAGATCACTGTTATATGGTTATGGGATAGTTGATATCTCAGGTGTACAAAGTTAATGTGCTAGGCTGTTTTAAATTGGTGTCTTAAGTGATTGACTCAGTGAGAGAGTAATTGTCTCAGGGAATGAAACATTTTGTGGGCTTCATTGCTTCAGAGTCCTAGGTTGATTGATTGATTATTATCATAAAAAGTCAGTAGTAGTAGCAGGAGGAAGTTGGTGTCTAGTGAAAGCCATGGTTATTGTGGTTTGGGCATGAGTTGTTGGAAAATGATTTTTTCCTAGGAGCACAGTATTCTATGGGAGAGCCAATGTTGATGTATTTGATGGCTTGTGTTGCCCAGTTCTAGGAGGGTGATTTCTTAGAGCATCATCCTGATACATTATGGGACctgcggcactgatttcagtaggTGGAACCATGGATTACAAATATACTGCATTGGCGCCAAAAACTCCTGGTGGATTTCTGTGTGAAATTTTTGAAAATTCTTCAGTTTTTGAAAGTTCTGCAAAATTCTACATATTCTTTTTATTTCTGCATAGAATTCCTCCATGATAAAGACAAAGCTCCTCCATGCCCCAGGCTTGACCCCCTCCAGCTTTCTCTTTACTCAGTCTTCACCCCCTTCTAGCAGTTGTGCTCCCCAACTAGCTTGAGCCCCCTTCCTAGGCTTgatctcttccttcccccctccctccccgactCCTGGTAGGTTCATTCCCCAGTATTCTCTGCTTCCTTTATAGAGTGGacattcttccccaactttttctctctctctcccctctcgcTTAGCAAGACCCCCAGTTTTCTCTCTATGCCTCTCTTTCTTAAATCCTGCCTGAGTTCACACACAAGCATAGCTCTCTTTCAACCCCATTCCCTCTAATCAGACATTTATTCTTTTTCTCACTTCTCCCAGCACTCCACCCATAGTTCTTTTTCTACGCACGCATACACGCATGTACACATTCAAACACGTATACAGAGAGCTCTTTCTGAAACCACTCTTCTCCCCAACTCTCTCATACCCATAGCGCTCTCtcaacctctccctcccctcgcaTAGACAATCCTGATAGCTCTCTTATCAATCAGCACTTTCCATTGCTCTCTTCTCATCCATTTCCCTTGCCAAACATTACTGCAGTGTACCCTTCCTCCTCCATATAGCTCTCTCTCAGTGACCAACCCCTATGGCATACTGCCGCTATAGCTGAATCTCCTCCAATAGATCGCTAtagctttctctctcctccccctccctctagcACATAGATACCCAGTAGAGCCAGTCTTACTATTgagcaaattgttttttttttgcacttgacTCTGCTTTTCAGCCTCTACGAACTTATCCAAAGGAGTTTCTTCACATGGTCCCACTTCCCCCACAAGCTGTCCCTGACACCCAGCTCTATTCTCCCTCCTTCAGCTTCCACCCTCCCAACCCTGCACAGACAACCTAATCTGTACCTTCTGGTagcctcctctttctctcccaccacAGCACACAGACACCTCCACATGGGCACTCAGATCTCTCTCCCCTACTCAGCTTAACACTGATCACAACAAACAGCAGAGGAGGAAAGTGGCTAAGCATTAAGCTATGTTCTTGCACTCTGCTGCTTTGGTGTTGAATGGAAACTCTGAACAATATAGGACACCACTGAGCCTCGTACTTCAAAGTTTACATTCAGTGGCAGCCTCTTTTCTTCTCTGTTTTTGTTTCAGTGCTGGACCAGGGATGCCTACACTTTGGGAAGGTCACAGGTGATGGAAGAGGCAAGTAGGAAGGCGAACAGGGGACAGGGGCGGGGCTGTGGAGGGAGGATGTGTGCGTGTGCACATAttggaagagaggaaggggataGTTGAAGAGCAGCAGTGAGTCACCAGTGCCTTCTGGTCTCTGGGCGGATTTCTACACAAATTCGTACACAAATTCTGCAGTTCCTAGTAGTCAGAATTCTCCTAGAAGTAatcagttcaaaaccaggaccagCTAAGTGTCTCCCTCCTGTGACTGGTAAGCTTAGCAGCTGTGTACTTGTGTGATGTTGCTCTTATATTCTTCACACCAAACTGCCAAAAGGAAGCAATACTGTAAacaatatttataaaaaaaaaacatttccaatAAATATTGCAGATATTTTCATATCATTTTAAGGGGTTCTTTAATCAGTGGAGAGAAGTAAATTTCGAGTTCAGGGGTAATCATATATGAGGCAATAGAGGAAGTCTCTGTATATTGGCCTTTTGCCTCGTATATGATTATCCCATAACTCGAAAGATACTTCTCTCCATTGATTAAAGAACATCTTAAAATGGTACGGAAATATTTGTGATATTTATtggaagtggttttttttttttaagaatgctGTTATATTAGCATATACTTTGGGTGTATCTCTAGTGGATTGCTGTTCTTTTGTTTCTACAAACTTTTTACCTTAGTCACATTTTTTGTAGCAGCAGCTGACTACTTGTGTCCTACTAGGATGGCAGACAGCACTCTCATCTAAGATTATCAACTGGCTCCAGTTTTTTTTGTGACATGCTGATCTTGTTCAGTATTACATACTGTAGCATGGGAATTTAATGATTTCTTATATAAATCTGATCTTGAATTTCATGATTGTAATGGTGCAACACTATCACTTGGCCAGCGTTTCCgtagaaaaacaataaaacaaaacctaAGAAACCGAAAACTGTACTGAAATATCGCTTATAACACCCCAGGGCATATTACAAAGCAGTTGTTAAATTTCTTTGCTACAGAATTAAACAAGCCTAGTTCTGAGAAGGtggcaactttttaaaaaaattgtatgtTGGAAAAATGACCTCAGAAATTATTTCAAAGTACAGCAGCTTGTTATCCCCCTGCTCCAGATTGTTTTCTTCTGCTTTGCAATAGAAATCCTAGGATTTCACATGGTGTGCACTTCTACTTTAATAGTAAATCATCAAAGTGCAATCTGCATTTAAAAACACTGTTTTATTGAAAACATGTATATTCTTTTATAGGTTTTAAGAAATAAAAACACAAGATTGACAGTCTCCTGAATCCATTAAAAAATCAGGCATTTTTAGTGAAATGCGAGCTATTTAATTTAGCTCATCCCTTTTCATTGGAAGTGTAAGGCAAGTTTCATTCAGGTAGAGTAAGTATTTCCCAGTCCCctgaggacttacaatctaaggggtatgtttactaaggtgcgttagcgtttttaatgcacctgtaaatttaaggcacattaaatgctaacatgcccatagcgcagcttggtaaacatagccctaaatttgtacccgaggcaatcgaggttaagtgacttgcccaaaatcccaaggagtagcagtaggatttgaaacctagcttccctggttctcagcccgctGCTTTAATCATTAAGATGTATACATGTCTGAAATACCATCACCAGTAGTGCTTTCACACAAAATaatttatataaatattttacTGGTCCATGACCAGTGTTTTTGTACAGTATTTTTACATTCAAAATAGAGCCAGTTTCAACTCTTGAAGTatacaaagaggctcattttcaaagcacatagtcttacaaagttccatatgtggttatggggctcattttcaagcacTTAGGCTCATAAAGTTCCATAGATTCctgtggggcttattttcaaagcacttagactcacaaagttccataggttactgtggggctcattttcaaagcatttagacatacaaagtaccatagtaatgtactttgaaaatgagcacccaagTAATTTTGcatgtttaagtgctttgaaaatacactgcCACATAACTTTTtatgtctatgtgctttgaaaatgagcactaaaatgttaaaaatgatataaaactacatttatttatatacaaaCATTTTGCCTTAATTCAGTATTTTATATCATAAAATATACAGCAAAATTCAATAATATTTTCAGAAAACTATTTTGTAACCAAATcaaaaaattattgaaaaccatCACATATGCATATTAAATAATGCTTTatatactttgttctatttttaaagGCTCCCTAAGTACAATAAGAGATGTGTTTGTTGGTAATAATCTCACTTTGTGGAGCATATGGCTAAGGCATAGGTTGGTCATTAACCACATCAGCAGCATGTGAAGAAAAATCTGCAGATTGTGGAGGACGGGACAGTGCACCCGAGACAAATCCGAGCCATTCTAGTTTATCTATATTCAGTTCGCTGCACTATCAAGTAACTTTTCTGTGATTTTATGGGATTATTCATAAAAATCCTACTTTTTATTGTTGTCTTTCAGTGCACACTATCACCAATATGCACACATGATGTACCTGTCTTACCTACTTGATTATTTATCTctttaaatacatatataaataaagtATCATGATACACGTGCCCTCTTTCTCAAAGTAAACACTCTGCCTGAATTAACAACTTTAGTTTTTTTTGATGCGGGCTGTGATTTTGCAGATtctttttgtgtccttttttgtcCATGAGCTTTGTGATTGCATAGATTTTCCTCATTCTTTGAAGAGCTGTGAGTAGCTTCAGCTTGGTTAGAACCATTGTCCTGGGAATCGTCATCTTCATTGCCCATTCTTATTTTACCAGGACTATATTCTGCTAGCTGGCAAAGTGCAACTGCTGCTGTCTGTTTTTGTTCATCACAGTGGTCCATTATTCTTAGATCTTGCAAGTCTTGCATCTCAGCACTTTGGGTTGCACATACATTTTTGTCCTCTTCACTGTTTTTGTGGCGGTCTATGTCATAGACCTGTGTGCTGAGGTTTTCGGGTTCCAGCTTTTCACTAGTAGAAGTCACAGAGTCATGAGTTGGACTATGAACTGAGGTTTTCAGACCAATAGTGTTACAAGAGTCTCTTACTGAGAGATTCAGAGGCATGTCCTGTATGTCCATAAAACTCTGACCTTTTGATAGAAAGGCATTCTTACAGCGCTTAGCAATGAACTCATGTGTAATACTGTCTGATTTCTTTGAAAGATTCAGCGGAGCCAGTCCATTATCATCCATTGCATTGAACAAAGCACCTTGACTGATGATGGGATGATTTGGATGTTGATGGTACATACTTTTACTGGTGACatcagtgctggaaaaaaaaacacaatatgcaatacaGATTTTGATTTCTACTTTTaaaattatgtatttaattttactAGGAAGAATTTAAAAATGGCTACTGAAGTTCTACCGTttacaaaattttaattttttttttaaatcaaatgtaTGGGAAGTGGTTTTTACTTGTTTCAGATATGAAAACTATGGTAAGTGAACTCAACATAAGCTCTAACTGCTATCAGTTGAATTTTCAGAGTTTGATTTATCAATAATTTTCTCCTGTTATTTGTCTGTGGAATACCCTTACTTAAATAAGTCTCTTTGTGCTTTATCTTAATTTTGTTAAGCTGGCATAATATATTCTAATGTGTAAATCACTAGACAGGTTAATCTAGAATATTATGCAAAAATTATAACACAAATTAATCTACAAATGAGAAACATACATAGTTGGGTTAAAATGTATTATCTTAAAAGGCTTGAATATGAGACATGAATTCTGGTAGTTGTGAGATTGGGTTTATATGATAAGAGTGAGTATTCCTGGTGTAATTGAATGCAAAATGTTAAGGGAACTTCTGATAATAGGCCTTTTATCTGCTTGCAGAGACTGTCTCCTTAATGTAGGAATTCAGTTCCTTACCGCTAATATTTAAATATTAAGGAAAATAGACATTAAAACTATGCCGATAACCACTTTAGTAAAGAGCAAAACGGTAGGTTTGGCATttcttgtttgattttttttctttatgttcttACCTGCTTGAAGATTCTCCTTCACGTTGAGCTTGCAGATTGTAGGAATCATTTGTGTCTGTGCTCTTCTTTACTGGTCTGAAGGCTGTCAATGTTTCTTCAGATTGGTCATTAGATGGAGAACACTTATTGAGGCCAAACAGGGCATCAGAGCCTTGACTTGTCTGTGTGAAGTTTGTTGGGCTAGGCCTACCAGGTGAGCCTGTTGCAGCTGTTCCTGCTCGGGGGCTCATTTTtgcattttctgtttcatttTGACTGTCTTTCATATTGTTTTTGGTTTGTAGTAATGACACTTCTCTTCCACATTCATTATGTTTTTTGTGGAGAGCTAAAGGATATATCCTGGATGGGCTTGATGAACATGGATATAGTAAGGTAGTATCCTCTATTAGGTGAGAATTTTGATCTTTGTTCACACCAGCAGTTATATATGGAGGCTTCAGATTATAGGCAGGATATAGGTGCTCTGGTGCTCTATAAAGTGCATATGGTAATGGGGGATTGGGGTGCAATTGCTGCATAAGCCTATAACGGTCCATTGGTAATGAGCTCATTGGTTTTGAAAGTAGAGTTCCAGAGGTTTGAGCAGGATGGGTGAGAAAGTGTCTTTGATCTGGGGTTGCATACACTGGCAGCAGTGTGTTTTCACACTCATGTGGGCTACCTGGAAATTGATATGTTGAGCAGATAGAAGTCAGACCTTGTTCTGTATAAAAATGAGGTGGGTACTCTGGAATCATTGGTGGCATACAGCAGGGAATAGATCCAAAGCCTTTTGCAGATGAAATCTTTGGAAAATCTGGTGAGGCAAAACTGGGTCCCG
This is a stretch of genomic DNA from Microcaecilia unicolor chromosome 6, aMicUni1.1, whole genome shotgun sequence. It encodes these proteins:
- the ZNF750 gene encoding zinc finger protein 750; translated protein: MSLLKERKPKKPHYIPRPPGKPFKYKCFQCPFTCNEKSHLFNHMKYGLCKNSITLVTEQDRVIKSPKSNSLEPKQTNQLEPLVKSSPSSSTTSRPLILDSKPQHAATKDEVKENLNLQNHGTSKPAPQPERLAMQKEIALSTTTEDVMNKLPVLESVVRPSAFVPIGEHRQIKGTENKEVPELLSTSHLNSKNVPYYTKSAFHSPVHSWKTGPSFASPDFPKISSAKGFGSIPCCMPPMIPEYPPHFYTEQGLTSICSTYQFPGSPHECENTLLPVYATPDQRHFLTHPAQTSGTLLSKPMSSLPMDRYRLMQQLHPNPPLPYALYRAPEHLYPAYNLKPPYITAGVNKDQNSHLIEDTTLLYPCSSSPSRIYPLALHKKHNECGREVSLLQTKNNMKDSQNETENAKMSPRAGTAATGSPGRPSPTNFTQTSQGSDALFGLNKCSPSNDQSEETLTAFRPVKKSTDTNDSYNLQAQREGESSSSTDVTSKSMYHQHPNHPIISQGALFNAMDDNGLAPLNLSKKSDSITHEFIAKRCKNAFLSKGQSFMDIQDMPLNLSVRDSCNTIGLKTSVHSPTHDSVTSTSEKLEPENLSTQVYDIDRHKNSEEDKNVCATQSAEMQDLQDLRIMDHCDEQKQTAAVALCQLAEYSPGKIRMGNEDDDSQDNGSNQAEATHSSSKNEENLCNHKAHGQKRTQKESAKSQPASKKTKVVNSGRVFTLRKRARVS